A window from Shimia isoporae encodes these proteins:
- the secD gene encoding protein translocase subunit SecD codes for MLQIDGWKRVLILLTCVVGLLLALPNAFYPRVEAHNDAVADLEAGFSGNGLEELAAGWPSWMPSSLVNLGLDLRGGAHLLAEVQVEDVYETRIKAMWPEVRDLLREERATIGTIRLQPSPVDELRVKISKPEAIQEAATLVRGLARPVVSLTGAGATDIQVSTDGDVIVVRLSDAEKLATDERTVQQALEIVRRRIDEVGTREPTIQRQGSDRILIQVPGIGSASELKDIIGTTAQLTFNPVVGRGSNPDASAGAGNEILPSLDEEGLYYTIESAPVVTGEDLVDAQPSFDQNGRPAVSFRFNASGARKFGDYTADNIGSPFAITLDGEVVSAPVIQSHIPGGSGIITGRFTVEETTNLAVLLRAGALPAGLEFLEERTIGPELGQDSIEAGRIACIVAFVAVLVFMFLSYGTFGLFANIALVINVGLIFGLLSLIGATLTLPGIAGIVLTIGMAVDANVLVFERIREELKTSKGPARAIDLGYEKALSAILDANITTFITAVILFAVGSGPVRGFAITLGLGIMTSVFTAIFVTRLMIVIWFERRRPKKLEV; via the coding sequence ATGCTGCAAATCGACGGCTGGAAACGGGTATTGATCCTGCTCACCTGTGTGGTGGGCCTGCTTCTTGCCCTGCCAAATGCCTTTTATCCACGGGTCGAGGCCCACAACGACGCCGTCGCTGACTTGGAAGCAGGGTTTTCAGGCAATGGCCTTGAGGAGCTTGCCGCAGGGTGGCCAAGCTGGATGCCCTCCAGCCTCGTAAACCTCGGTCTTGACCTGCGCGGCGGCGCACATTTGCTGGCCGAAGTCCAAGTCGAAGACGTGTACGAAACGCGGATCAAGGCAATGTGGCCTGAAGTGCGCGATCTGCTGCGTGAAGAACGCGCGACGATCGGGACCATCCGTCTGCAGCCAAGCCCTGTAGACGAACTGCGCGTGAAAATTTCCAAGCCGGAAGCCATTCAGGAAGCGGCAACTCTGGTGCGTGGTCTTGCGCGTCCGGTGGTTTCACTGACCGGGGCAGGGGCGACGGACATACAGGTTTCGACCGATGGTGACGTGATCGTCGTGCGTCTGTCGGATGCGGAGAAACTCGCCACAGATGAGCGCACCGTTCAACAGGCGCTGGAAATCGTACGCCGACGGATCGATGAGGTCGGCACCCGCGAGCCCACGATCCAGCGTCAGGGCAGCGACCGAATTCTGATTCAGGTTCCCGGCATCGGTTCGGCTTCCGAACTCAAGGACATCATTGGTACGACTGCTCAACTAACGTTCAACCCTGTGGTGGGCCGAGGCTCCAACCCGGACGCATCTGCCGGTGCAGGAAACGAAATCCTGCCGTCTCTTGATGAAGAAGGGCTTTACTACACCATCGAGAGCGCACCGGTTGTTACCGGCGAAGATCTGGTGGATGCGCAGCCCAGCTTTGACCAAAACGGGCGTCCGGCAGTGAGTTTCCGATTCAACGCCTCAGGCGCGCGCAAGTTTGGCGACTATACGGCGGACAACATCGGTAGCCCATTCGCCATCACGCTTGACGGTGAGGTTGTGTCTGCGCCTGTTATCCAAAGCCACATCCCCGGCGGCTCGGGCATCATTACCGGGCGTTTCACCGTTGAAGAAACCACGAACCTTGCCGTTTTGCTGCGGGCGGGTGCTTTGCCCGCCGGCCTCGAGTTTCTGGAAGAGCGGACCATCGGCCCGGAACTTGGTCAGGACAGCATCGAGGCAGGCCGCATCGCTTGTATCGTGGCCTTCGTCGCAGTTCTGGTTTTCATGTTCCTGAGCTACGGCACGTTTGGTCTTTTCGCCAATATCGCGCTTGTGATCAACGTCGGCCTTATCTTTGGCCTGCTCAGTCTGATTGGCGCGACTCTAACCTTGCCGGGTATTGCTGGTATCGTTTTGACAATCGGTATGGCCGTGGACGCCAACGTGCTTGTGTTTGAACGTATCCGCGAAGAGCTCAAGACTTCCAAGGGGCCGGCAAGGGCGATCGATCTCGGCTACGAGAAGGCGTTGTCCGCCATTCTGGATGCCAACATCACCACATTCATCACTGCCGTCATCCTATTTGCCGTGGGCTCTGGACCAGTGCGGGGGTTTGCGATCACCTTGGGGCTGGGCATCATGACCTCCGTCTTCACTGCGATCTTTGTGACCCGTCTGATGATTGTCATATGGTTTGAACGCCGCCGACCCAAGAAGCTGGAGGTTTGA
- the ccmA gene encoding heme ABC exporter ATP-binding protein CcmA, with protein sequence MTLTVKDLTVSRGGIAVLEGVNFTLTPGRALILRGPNGIGKTTMLRTVAGLQPPMTGRVDAPEESIAYAAHSDGLKAMLSVEENLRFWASVFGQVEIDNAVQAFDLIELMPRLAGTLSAGQKRRLGLARLLVTGRPIWILDEPTVSLDKQSVSRFADAVRDHLSGGGSALIATHIDLGLEGDVLDVGVFKATGQYADPSGFDESFL encoded by the coding sequence ATGACTTTGACTGTCAAAGACTTGACTGTGTCTCGCGGCGGAATTGCCGTTCTTGAAGGCGTGAATTTCACTCTGACGCCGGGACGAGCCTTGATACTGCGTGGCCCAAACGGCATCGGCAAAACCACCATGCTGCGGACTGTCGCTGGGCTTCAGCCGCCGATGACGGGGCGTGTAGATGCGCCTGAAGAAAGCATCGCCTATGCTGCGCACAGCGACGGATTGAAGGCCATGTTGTCCGTGGAGGAGAACCTTAGATTCTGGGCGTCGGTTTTTGGGCAAGTCGAGATTGATAACGCTGTACAGGCCTTTGATTTGATAGAGCTAATGCCGCGCCTCGCGGGCACTCTGTCAGCCGGACAAAAGCGGCGTTTGGGTTTGGCTCGACTACTGGTGACAGGCCGCCCGATCTGGATTCTGGATGAACCTACCGTCTCTCTGGATAAACAGTCTGTCAGCCGGTTTGCAGATGCTGTTCGAGACCACCTTTCAGGTGGAGGCAGCGCGTTGATCGCGACGCATATTGACTTGGGTTTGGAAGGTGATGTGTTGGACGTGGGTGTTTTCAAAGCCACGGGTCAATACGCGGACCCCTCCGGATTTGACGAGAGTTTCCTATGA
- the yajC gene encoding preprotein translocase subunit YajC, translating into MEAFGQFLPLILIFAIMYFLLIRPQQKKVKEHQAMVDALRRGDQVVTQGGLIGKVVKVKEDNEVEVEISEGVKVRVVKSTIAQVLSKTEPANG; encoded by the coding sequence ATGGAAGCATTCGGCCAGTTTCTGCCGCTCATCCTGATCTTCGCCATCATGTATTTCCTGCTGATCCGCCCGCAGCAGAAGAAGGTCAAAGAACATCAGGCGATGGTGGACGCGCTGCGTCGTGGTGATCAGGTTGTGACTCAGGGCGGTCTGATCGGCAAAGTGGTGAAGGTCAAAGAAGACAACGAAGTCGAAGTCGAGATCTCCGAAGGCGTCAAAGTGCGCGTTGTGAAATCGACAATCGCCCAGGTTCTGTCCAAAACCGAACCGGCGAACGGCTGA
- a CDS encoding serine hydrolase domain-containing protein translates to MLTQAEAKKRWEDIFDPNDIDLNFRSMWKTWPSLTVPKPKNTLALNVGEKSSLPTIFYVGRRSVETAAHLEAMRTSGFAILHRGHLVHEAYGRGRNQNDPAILWSVSKAITALLVGIAHGEGALSDLNAPVTDYVPELLGTGYQGVSIQQVLDMLSGIRWREVYDDPDSEVVRSVVSFQIGSQDDFACEMKRQRQPGTFNQYASIETHVLGWVLRRATGERIQDFLRTRLWSKLGAEGDLHILADRVGEPVVFGGMFMTLRDLARVGQMVLDAGRALDGSQIVPAGWITSMAEPDRKPLFPGVGPPYAESEYGYKNQWWIPMRRDGGDFSAIGIYGQFLYVNPAREVVIAMNAAYPDYTTDGPMRTLETLCLFQQIAQKLSG, encoded by the coding sequence ATGTTGACACAGGCGGAAGCGAAGAAGCGTTGGGAGGATATTTTCGACCCAAACGACATCGATCTGAATTTCCGTTCTATGTGGAAGACATGGCCTTCTTTGACGGTGCCGAAACCGAAAAACACGCTCGCCCTTAACGTTGGAGAAAAGTCGTCATTACCCACAATTTTTTACGTTGGTAGGCGGTCGGTTGAGACTGCCGCGCATCTCGAGGCCATGCGGACCAGCGGGTTTGCAATCTTGCATAGAGGCCATCTCGTGCACGAAGCATACGGGCGCGGGCGCAACCAGAACGATCCGGCAATCCTTTGGTCAGTTAGCAAGGCAATAACAGCCCTTCTTGTCGGGATAGCACATGGGGAAGGTGCGTTATCCGACTTGAATGCTCCAGTGACGGACTACGTGCCCGAACTACTAGGAACTGGCTATCAAGGTGTCTCTATTCAACAAGTGCTTGATATGCTGTCGGGTATTCGCTGGCGCGAGGTCTACGATGATCCAGACAGCGAAGTTGTGCGGTCCGTGGTCAGCTTCCAGATCGGATCACAGGACGATTTCGCCTGCGAAATGAAGCGACAACGCCAACCGGGCACTTTCAACCAGTATGCGAGCATTGAAACGCACGTGCTTGGATGGGTTTTGCGTCGCGCAACCGGTGAACGCATCCAGGACTTTTTGCGGACCCGCCTCTGGTCCAAACTTGGCGCAGAGGGTGATCTGCATATCCTTGCCGATCGAGTTGGTGAACCGGTTGTATTTGGTGGGATGTTCATGACCCTTCGCGATCTTGCGCGGGTTGGACAAATGGTGCTCGACGCCGGCCGGGCGCTTGATGGTTCACAAATCGTACCGGCAGGCTGGATCACGTCCATGGCTGAACCCGATCGGAAACCGCTCTTTCCAGGCGTTGGGCCACCCTATGCAGAAAGCGAATACGGGTACAAAAACCAATGGTGGATACCGATGCGCCGGGATGGCGGCGACTTCAGCGCAATCGGAATCTATGGTCAGTTCCTTTATGTAAATCCGGCCCGAGAGGTGGTGATCGCTATGAATGCGGCCTATCCGGACTACACGACTGACGGTCCTATGCGGACACTGGAAACTCTGTGCTTGTTTCAGCAGATCGCGCAAAAACTCTCGGGATAA
- a CDS encoding aminotransferase, translating into MHIEPFGVEIWMNEWETKCDWNLAETCVESLTIGELLSLAGKNDTDLSDLLPMKMTYGAIEGSDRLRSAISALYDTQAPENVIVTHGTIGANMLVHKALVERDDRVVAVVPTYQQHYSIPSSIGADVLQLKLREEDGFLPDLDALRALVTPETKLIALNNPNNPTGALMDRGMLEQIADIAREAGAWILCDEVYRGTDQFGDGMTVSIADVYEKGISTAGMSKAYSLAGLRLGWIAAPTEVIEAVSIHRDYDTISVGMIDDHFAALALENRDKVLGRSQAITRGNLAILEKWVENEPQIDWVKPKSGTTALLKYDFPMSSRDFCVALLRETGVMFTPGSALNMEGYVRIGYANTPSILREGLSRVSRFLKEF; encoded by the coding sequence ATGCACATCGAACCCTTCGGCGTCGAAATCTGGATGAATGAATGGGAAACCAAGTGTGACTGGAACCTTGCGGAGACCTGTGTAGAAAGCCTGACCATCGGTGAGTTGCTGTCGCTTGCGGGTAAGAACGATACCGATTTGTCCGACCTACTGCCGATGAAGATGACCTACGGCGCTATCGAAGGTTCGGATCGCCTGCGCAGCGCGATCTCTGCGCTATACGACACGCAAGCTCCGGAGAATGTCATTGTCACTCACGGCACGATCGGGGCGAATATGTTGGTGCACAAAGCACTGGTCGAAAGAGACGACCGTGTCGTAGCGGTCGTACCGACCTATCAACAGCACTATTCCATCCCTTCCAGTATCGGGGCAGATGTTCTGCAGCTCAAACTGCGCGAGGAAGACGGTTTCTTGCCCGATCTGGACGCGCTTCGTGCATTGGTGACGCCGGAAACCAAACTGATCGCACTCAACAATCCGAACAACCCAACCGGCGCTCTCATGGATCGGGGCATGCTTGAACAGATCGCGGACATTGCCCGCGAAGCAGGAGCATGGATTCTCTGTGACGAGGTTTATCGCGGAACGGATCAGTTCGGTGACGGCATGACCGTATCGATTGCAGACGTCTATGAGAAAGGCATCAGCACTGCCGGCATGTCGAAAGCCTATTCGCTGGCAGGTCTGCGTCTGGGCTGGATTGCCGCACCGACCGAAGTGATCGAAGCCGTCTCTATCCACCGCGACTATGACACGATCTCGGTGGGCATGATCGACGACCATTTCGCAGCGCTGGCCTTGGAAAATCGCGACAAAGTGTTGGGCCGCTCACAGGCCATCACACGTGGCAATCTCGCCATTTTGGAAAAATGGGTAGAGAACGAGCCCCAAATCGATTGGGTCAAACCCAAATCCGGAACGACAGCTCTGCTGAAGTACGATTTTCCGATGTCCTCACGCGATTTCTGCGTCGCTCTTCTTCGGGAAACCGGCGTGATGTTCACGCCCGGCAGCGCGCTGAATATGGAAGGCTACGTGCGGATCGGATACGCCA
- a CDS encoding Mth938-like domain-containing protein, with product MQITEVTYSDAVPIDGYGPGFFRINGEVIKGAAIITATGARSWAGYEDVSAVLALQDEVDFVLMGTGENMTPVDAQFRTALEEAGIGVEPMASPSACRTYNVLVSEGRRVAAVVLPV from the coding sequence ATGCAGATCACTGAAGTGACATATTCGGACGCCGTTCCAATAGACGGCTACGGTCCGGGATTTTTCCGTATCAACGGTGAAGTCATAAAAGGCGCTGCGATTATCACTGCCACCGGCGCAAGGAGTTGGGCAGGCTACGAGGATGTGTCCGCTGTTTTGGCTTTGCAGGATGAAGTGGATTTTGTCCTGATGGGCACTGGTGAGAACATGACACCGGTGGATGCGCAGTTCCGAACTGCTCTTGAAGAAGCCGGTATCGGCGTGGAGCCCATGGCTTCTCCCTCTGCGTGTCGCACCTACAATGTGCTGGTTAGCGAAGGGCGTCGCGTCGCAGCCGTTGTGCTGCCGGTGTGA
- the ccmB gene encoding heme exporter protein CcmB, whose translation MIALLARDLRLAVRAGGGFGLGLAFFLIVVILVPFSVGPESGLLSRIAPGILWLGALLACLLSLDRILALDWEDGTLDLVATSPLPLEGVVAIKSLAHWLTTGLPLVVAAPLFGLLLNLPVDGYLWLVFSLLIGTPALSVVGTFGAALTVGIKRGGLLLSLLVLPLYVPTLIFGAELARRGAEGQATTTPLLMLAGITFGVIALLPFASALVLRINLR comes from the coding sequence ATGATCGCTCTTTTGGCCCGTGACTTAAGATTGGCCGTGCGCGCTGGCGGCGGGTTTGGCTTGGGTCTCGCATTTTTTCTCATAGTTGTGATACTTGTCCCGTTTTCAGTTGGCCCGGAAAGTGGACTGCTTTCCCGTATTGCTCCCGGTATTTTGTGGCTCGGCGCCTTGCTCGCGTGTCTTTTGTCTCTGGACCGAATTCTGGCTTTGGATTGGGAGGACGGAACCTTGGATCTGGTGGCGACGTCACCGCTGCCGCTTGAAGGTGTTGTTGCTATTAAGTCGCTGGCACATTGGCTTACGACCGGTTTGCCGCTGGTTGTCGCTGCGCCACTGTTTGGGTTGCTGCTCAACCTCCCTGTCGACGGGTATCTCTGGTTGGTTTTTTCCCTTTTGATCGGGACCCCTGCTTTAAGTGTCGTAGGCACTTTCGGCGCTGCACTGACCGTTGGGATCAAGCGGGGTGGCTTGTTGCTTTCCTTGCTCGTACTGCCACTCTACGTTCCAACGCTTATCTTTGGAGCGGAATTGGCGCGCCGTGGCGCCGAAGGGCAGGCTACGACGACACCGCTCCTGATGCTTGCGGGCATTACCTTTGGAGTAATCGCGCTTTTGCCCTTTGCCAGCGCGTTGGTTTTGCGGATAAATCTACGGTAG
- a CDS encoding DsbE family thiol:disulfide interchange protein, translated as MLLPPILFGGLALLFLLGMNRDNPDELPSALVGRQAPAVQVSQFSDMQMVTDADLRSGEMKLVNFWASWCGPCRVEHPNLMALQAEGIEIIGVNYKDPATNAVRFLAELGDPYAKGGADTTGRMALNWGVYGVPETYLIDGDGNVVERIAGPVTQREIEERLRPAMDSLQKQ; from the coding sequence ATGCTTCTGCCACCGATTTTGTTCGGTGGATTGGCGCTGCTTTTTTTGTTGGGTATGAACCGCGACAATCCGGATGAGCTCCCCAGCGCGCTTGTTGGACGTCAGGCGCCCGCCGTTCAGGTGTCCCAGTTTTCCGATATGCAAATGGTGACCGACGCCGACCTTCGCTCCGGCGAAATGAAACTCGTTAATTTCTGGGCGAGCTGGTGTGGTCCTTGTCGTGTGGAGCATCCTAACCTGATGGCGCTTCAGGCCGAGGGCATTGAGATCATCGGCGTGAATTACAAAGACCCCGCGACCAATGCGGTGCGATTTCTCGCCGAGTTGGGTGATCCTTATGCCAAAGGCGGTGCGGACACCACGGGGCGGATGGCGCTCAATTGGGGTGTTTATGGTGTCCCCGAGACATACTTGATCGACGGTGACGGCAACGTCGTTGAACGTATCGCGGGACCAGTCACCCAGCGCGAGATCGAAGAACGGCTGCGTCCGGCGATGGATAGCCTTCAAAAACAGTGA
- the secF gene encoding protein translocase subunit SecF has protein sequence MRLRLVPKETNWDFFSRPFLWLGISGALMVAAMVSFFVVGLNLGIDFTGGTTIRTESQQEVVVSDYRDALATLELGDVTIVEVNDPLFDANQHVAQIKIQAQEGEEAVTADLIRKAEEALKTVAPDITFVSVESVGPKVSGELIQTAIIAVALAIGAVLIYIWLRFEWQFALGAVAALVHDVVLTIGVFSELQIKFDLAIIAALLTIVGYSLNDTVVVFDRVRENLRKYKKMDLKEVMNLSINETLSRTVMTSVTTLLALISLFVLGGDVIRGFVFAMIWGVIVGTYSSIFIASAVLLKLGVKRDWSKPDNTSGNQFANVDA, from the coding sequence ATGCGTTTGAGACTCGTTCCAAAAGAGACCAACTGGGATTTCTTCTCCCGTCCCTTCCTCTGGCTTGGCATCTCCGGTGCGCTGATGGTTGCGGCCATGGTCAGCTTTTTTGTGGTTGGCCTGAACCTAGGCATCGACTTTACCGGTGGAACCACGATCCGGACCGAAAGCCAGCAGGAAGTCGTTGTGTCCGACTATCGTGATGCGCTGGCAACTCTTGAGTTGGGCGACGTAACCATTGTTGAGGTGAACGACCCGCTGTTTGACGCGAACCAACATGTAGCCCAGATCAAGATCCAGGCACAGGAAGGCGAAGAAGCGGTCACGGCTGACCTCATCCGTAAGGCTGAAGAAGCGCTGAAGACTGTTGCGCCTGATATTACCTTTGTGTCTGTTGAATCGGTCGGTCCGAAGGTTTCCGGCGAGTTGATCCAGACCGCAATCATTGCGGTTGCCTTGGCGATCGGCGCGGTTCTGATCTACATCTGGCTTCGGTTCGAATGGCAGTTTGCGCTAGGTGCGGTGGCTGCGCTTGTGCACGACGTTGTACTGACAATCGGCGTTTTTTCCGAACTGCAAATCAAGTTCGACCTCGCCATCATCGCAGCCCTTCTGACGATTGTCGGCTATTCGCTGAACGATACGGTGGTTGTGTTCGACCGCGTGCGGGAGAACCTGCGCAAGTACAAGAAAATGGATCTGAAGGAGGTAATGAACCTCTCGATCAACGAAACGCTGAGCCGGACAGTGATGACTTCTGTCACCACGCTTTTGGCTCTGATTTCGCTCTTCGTGCTGGGCGGGGATGTGATCCGCGGTTTTGTTTTCGCCATGATCTGGGGTGTGATCGTTGGTACGTATTCGTCGATCTTCATCGCTTCTGCCGTGCTGTTGAAGCTTGGCGTGAAACGCGATTGGTCCAAACCCGACAATACCTCGGGTAACCAGTTCGCGAATGTGGACGCCTGA
- the serS gene encoding serine--tRNA ligase, with the protein MHDIKAIRENPAAFDAALTRRGDEAVSSSLLALDEERRAKIAAAEAAQAAQKAAAKEVGAAKAKGDEAEFERLRALVGEKKAEVAAMQNEAKELDAKLTDALARIANLPADDVPQGADEDDNVEVNRWGTAREMDFDPVEHFEIKGVAAAMDFETAAKISGARFVMLKGAVARVHRALAQFMIDTHVDENGLTEVNSPVLVRDEAMYGTDKLPKFGEDSYQTTNGWWLVPTSEVPLTYSVAGDILEESALPIRMTAHTLCFRSEAGSAGKDTSGMLRQHQFEKVEMVSVVHPDESDNEQKRMLRCAEDLLERLGIPYRTVVLCTGDMGFGARRTFDIEAWIPGQNTYREISSVSTTGAFQARRMNARFRPADGGKPAYVHTLNGSGLAVGRCLIAVLENGQNADGSVTLPEVLAPYLGGKTTLNAEGVLV; encoded by the coding sequence ATGCACGACATTAAAGCGATCCGCGAGAACCCGGCCGCTTTCGACGCCGCCCTGACCCGCCGTGGGGATGAGGCCGTCTCGTCGTCCCTGTTGGCCTTGGACGAAGAACGCCGTGCCAAAATTGCGGCCGCTGAGGCTGCGCAAGCCGCCCAGAAGGCCGCCGCCAAAGAGGTGGGGGCAGCAAAGGCCAAAGGCGATGAGGCCGAGTTTGAACGGCTGCGCGCCCTGGTGGGCGAGAAGAAAGCCGAAGTTGCGGCCATGCAGAACGAGGCAAAAGAACTGGACGCCAAGCTGACTGATGCTTTGGCCCGCATCGCCAACCTGCCGGCCGACGATGTGCCTCAGGGAGCGGATGAAGACGACAATGTCGAAGTCAACCGCTGGGGCACCGCGCGGGAAATGGATTTCGACCCTGTCGAGCATTTTGAAATCAAGGGCGTGGCCGCGGCCATGGACTTTGAAACTGCGGCCAAAATTTCCGGCGCGCGGTTTGTGATGCTCAAAGGGGCGGTCGCACGCGTCCACCGCGCTCTGGCCCAGTTCATGATCGACACCCACGTGGACGAAAACGGGCTGACCGAAGTCAACTCTCCGGTGCTGGTGCGCGACGAGGCCATGTACGGAACGGATAAGCTGCCAAAATTTGGTGAGGACAGCTATCAGACAACGAACGGATGGTGGCTGGTGCCAACGTCCGAAGTACCGCTGACCTATAGCGTTGCGGGCGACATTCTTGAGGAAAGCGCCCTGCCGATCCGCATGACCGCGCACACTCTGTGTTTCCGTTCCGAAGCCGGCAGCGCCGGCAAAGACACCTCCGGTATGCTGCGTCAGCACCAGTTCGAGAAAGTCGAAATGGTCTCGGTCGTGCATCCGGATGAAAGCGACAACGAGCAAAAACGCATGTTGCGCTGTGCGGAGGACCTGTTGGAGCGGTTGGGTATCCCGTATCGCACCGTCGTGCTCTGCACAGGCGATATGGGCTTCGGCGCGCGCCGCACCTTTGACATCGAGGCGTGGATTCCGGGACAGAACACCTATCGTGAGATCAGCTCGGTCTCAACCACAGGGGCATTCCAAGCTCGCAGGATGAACGCACGCTTCCGCCCCGCCGATGGTGGCAAGCCTGCCTATGTGCACACATTGAATGGCTCTGGCCTCGCGGTAGGTCGGTGCCTGATCGCCGTTCTGGAAAACGGCCAGAATGCTGATGGCTCGGTCACTTTGCCAGAGGTGCTTGCGCCCTATCTTGGCGGCAAAACCACGCTGAATGCCGAGGGCGTTTTGGTCTAA
- a CDS encoding heme ABC transporter permease gives MNSIWEYANPVKFSKTAGVVVPWASALAGICLFVGLVWGFFFTPDDFRQGSTVKIIYLHVPSAMMAINIWVMMLVASLVWLIRRHHVSVLAAKGAATVGVVMTLIALFTGAVWGQPMWGTWWVWDPRLTSFLILFLFYLGYLALWEAIDNPDTAADLTSVLCIVGSVFALLSRYAVNFWNQGLHQGASVMRAGAVTGTDTEEKVSNIFFYPLLLCIFGFVLLFVALVFLRTRTEIHKRRTSALLARERLG, from the coding sequence ATGAATTCGATCTGGGAATATGCCAATCCGGTGAAGTTCAGCAAAACTGCTGGCGTCGTTGTGCCCTGGGCCTCCGCGCTTGCAGGCATATGTCTGTTTGTTGGGCTGGTCTGGGGGTTTTTCTTCACACCGGATGATTTCAGGCAGGGGTCAACCGTTAAGATTATTTATCTGCACGTGCCCTCTGCGATGATGGCTATCAACATCTGGGTAATGATGCTCGTAGCATCGCTGGTCTGGTTGATCCGGCGTCATCACGTCTCGGTTCTCGCTGCTAAGGGCGCCGCGACTGTGGGAGTTGTGATGACTTTGATCGCCCTTTTCACAGGTGCGGTTTGGGGGCAACCGATGTGGGGCACCTGGTGGGTTTGGGATCCGCGCCTCACGTCTTTTCTGATCCTTTTCCTTTTTTATCTTGGCTATCTGGCCTTGTGGGAAGCTATTGATAACCCTGACACGGCGGCAGACCTGACGTCCGTGCTTTGTATTGTCGGATCGGTTTTCGCCCTGTTGAGTCGGTATGCTGTGAACTTCTGGAACCAGGGTCTGCATCAGGGCGCTTCCGTTATGCGTGCCGGAGCGGTCACCGGCACGGACACCGAGGAGAAAGTGTCCAATATCTTTTTCTACCCGCTGCTGTTGTGCATCTTCGGGTTTGTCCTCTTGTTTGTGGCGTTGGTTTTCTTGCGCACACGTACAGAAATCCACAAGCGCCGCACGTCGGCGCTCTTGGCTCGGGAGCGTTTGGGATAA
- the ccmD gene encoding heme exporter protein CcmD — MPDLGKYAAEVLSAYGVAIILVVSLVIGSLRSARRAQLELEAAEARRNDG, encoded by the coding sequence ATGCCAGATCTTGGAAAATACGCAGCCGAGGTTTTGTCGGCATATGGAGTGGCGATCATTCTGGTGGTTTCGCTGGTGATTGGCAGTTTGCGGTCCGCCCGCAGGGCTCAATTGGAACTTGAAGCAGCGGAGGCACGACGCAATGACGGATAA